AGTTATGAAATGATTCTACAACAAACAAAGCAATTAAAGTAAATCCCAAAGGCTTACTTGTCAAGAACACAAATAACAGTATTTGCAGGGTTTGGAAACTTCTCCAGGACTTCCTTCACGAACCCATCTTCATTTTCAGCAGTAAACTGAAGTTGAACCGTGTCCTTGTTGAGGAAACTCAAATTTGGGGAGGCCAAAGAAGCCAGAGTCTTGTTCTCTCTAATATCCAAAAGCTGTGCACTTGGGTCATCACGGAGTTTCCTAAATGCATCAATGGCGGGTATGAACTTACATTTAGTCAAGTACTGTTTAGTTAAAGGCACAACAACAAGCCAAATGAAAGTGCATCCAGCAACAAAAAATGGATTcttgttaaaaaattcatcaaccgAGACCAACACTGCTTCAAGGTTTACTTTGCCAGGCTCGGGAGAGGATATAACTGTGTCAGCGACGGCAAGACAAGGGAAAGAAGTAAAGAGGTTAAATAAGGTAAAAGAAACATGGGTTTTGGCTACAGTTTGTAAAATAGGAGAGTTTTGAAGGATCGAGAGAGGGTTGTGAGAGGGTAGTTTAATGGTGGGAGATTTGGGTTGTCGAGACATAGAGTTTGAAGAAACTGATTTGAGGGTTTTGGGGTGACTTTGGAAGGATGGAGAAGATGAAAGGATGATGGAAAAGGACTCCATTAATGACTGTCGAGGAAAAAACACGAGAGTGGAGAAGATGATAAGAGTGGAAATGATTGGGCTGACAGGGAATCTAGCTGGCATGGTTTTGGTTTCACCAAATTCTATTGAAGGCTTAATACAGATCTGCTGTGTTTGAGCCTTAATTTCTTTCCAAGGCCCAAAtggaaattgataattttggtaacattattataataaggctttttttaacaattaatcaaaaaaaatatttataaaaattacccAACCTGAAAAATTATGACGGAAATAATCTAAAAGCTACAGTGTCAAGCGGTGCCAGCACCCAACTCAATCAACCTGTAATCATTACCTGCTGATTGGATCGGggtttcaaaataaatttttttggtgcCGACTTTGCAATGGTCGACACTCGtatgtatatttttgtataCCTTTTAAAAGATACGATTATTTTTcggttaaaaaatattttttattaagtgCCAACGTCCACTTGGCTAGCAGCCTGGCActatctatgaaaattgaaaaaagtaaTTGGTAATTTTTTGTGTCGGCACTGTGGTGGCCGGCACCCGTGCCAGAAAAAAATTTGGTCCCGTGTTTCTCGTGGCCAGGACCTgggtaaaaaatttattttttttgttgtcgACCTTCCCCATGTTGGCACCTGAggatttgtcaaaaaaaaatttggtgccAGGCATCCTTATGCCGACACttgtgtttaaaaaaattttggccccgACTTTTTTTTTACCGACACCAATAGGCTTTATATACCTGTCGTGGTTGcacattggttttggttttaataaaacgagaagggagaaaaaaaattattgagatTACCCtgatgaagagaaaaaaaaaaccttgactTGCGTTCCTTTTGCCTATTGCAAATGTATCTTGGATACTCATCGATGACAATACGTTATACCAATGAGTTGTGATGAAAAAGATAGAACCAAGGTATCAACAGTAATCCAACTACCTAAAGATGTTCACTGTAGAAAGAACATTGACTTAATAGATCGAAGTGCTACAAAGACTCCCTTGAAAATGCCAGAGGTGTGGCAAACCAATGTGAAGCATGTTGATTTATCGGTGAGGCTACCACATATGAGAGAGGCTTGAAAATGCTAGAGGTGTGGCAAACCAATGTGAAGCATGTTGAGTTATCGATAGGGCTACCACCTATGAGTGAGGTGAGTTGTAAATCGAACCTTGTGAGAAAAACAGTGATGCAAACTGGGCAATTAAATCGATTAAATGCTACGAGTAAGGTACATCTCAAACACTTTCCTAGGGTTTTACATTATGACTCATTGGCTTAACAAAGACGCATAGGCCCTTTCAGAATTCTGAAGTGGGTAAGTCGAAGGGTTTACAAACCAAAGTTAGCAACAATGCTCAAGGTTTGTTTCGAAGGGCAAAACTACCAACAAAGAGAATGGCTGGGAATCAATTGAGGTGTCGTGGCAATTTCGAGACGAGTTGGATCAGTGTCATTCCAAGGATGCAACAAGGACATCCTTAGAATGTCCGACTCATTTAACCAACTTGGATTGCCCCGATTCGTGAAACAAATGAAGAAGctcatctacttgaagccttgatGGCCTTATGGAGCACTccagtaaaactagagttattATGGTAAATATTGTAAATCCAAAGAAATAAGATTGTATGGAGTTTAAATTTCTTAAGACTCTAATCTTGTAGATATACAAGTCTTAACCGtcaatgtaatttaaattgtatCATTAGATCTGAGAGAGCTCAATTTGGTTCAATTCGAGTTCATTTGTCTTTTGAGTTTGCTTTTGCTTCATTCTAGTGCCTTAGAGAATTTCCCttgaagaattttaattttcgagAGATAAGCTGACTTAGGCGGATTTAAAGCAAAAGAATTGCCTAAGGCCGCACAAATTACCAGACTAAAGTTCTAGGCCCGTAATATATGTATGCACACACACACCCTTGAGACCTAACAGCCATGTAATCACCCTTCTCAACCCTACCCCAACCCCATAACAGATCACATAATGAATAGTCAAAAGAggatcaaaattcaaaatagtcACTGTTCATACCAATTCAAGACTAAGagaaaacatttgttttgataATACAACAGTCTTTCTCCTACTCTGTGGAATCATAGTCCCCAAAACTAGAAATTGTGAATACTTGAAGTATGCAATTTATTAACTATGCACAAACCCTATGAGAAGTCAAAAGAACACCATTCCACAACCTTTTCAGCCACAAGGTCGTCTGGTATCATCTCGAAAATACTAATTTAGCAGATCCAGAATATTGCTTCCCTTATGACACAGGTTTGACTGAAAGgtagaaaacaaatattcaatggAAGCCAGTTTCTCTGCTTCAAATAGAATTACCTTGGAAGTTATACTTTTAGACATTTTTAAAAACGTTTACTAAAAACCTAATGCAGTAAACAGTCTAGTTCTAACGCACCATTTACACGAAAATATTGAGTGATCACAGTTATTTCTTCATTGTACCTTGATTTGCCTGAGTGAGAGAGAAGAATGAAGTATATAATGTTAATACCAAAATATCACAAGTATAAAAGATGATCCACTAAAAGATGATCCACATAATGCAACAAAAATAGAGCAAATCGGAATAATATGCAATACCTTCTTTTTTGTGTTTGTGGACATCATTAAGATCTTCATCTCCATCATGCCTCCTTTTctgaaattaacttaattttagaAAGATGGATTATTTCTTGACATTCATGATGACAAATCAGTTGGCAAACTTGTGCAGGGAAACATTAGATACCAGTTTTATTCCTGGcaacagaaaattttatttttaaaggtcGAAAGCAAATGCTTCATGCAtaacttcaaagaaacaatgtCATTCTTGAACAAATAACTGATAAATTAGCTGACTGATTTTGTGTCCTTGCACAGCATCATAGACTTTTATATCCATGAGCTTAACAATCCTTCCACAATACTTGAGGCCAAATGACCTGATCAAGCAATAGCTTCAAAAAAGGTAACAAACTTCCAACCCTTTTTTTCATGGTGCTTTTTTGAGTGAATCATGATGCCTACTTCTATCCTTCTTTGTTTCCTTATCTTTATCTTTATGACGGTGCTTGAGCTTCTTATTCTCTTTATTCTTATCCTTATCTCTATCTTTGCGCTTTTTatgcttcttctctttttctttgtctttgGCTTCAACCTTTGATTTCCCAAAAATTGTAGGAACCCCTTTTTCAATCTACCAAAAGAACAAACTGGTTAAGAACTTCAAATGAAGTCATGACtaacaaagaaaatttttgtCAATACGAGAACATGTATGAGCATGAATTTTTTACTGACTCAATAATCAATGGGAAACTTAAATAAAGCTAAtcacaaagaagaaaatttctTACCTCAGGCAATTCAACAGGAGTGGTTTCTCTCAGGTCGAAAGCATCCGTAAGAATATCCAGGTCAAATGGCTGCAAGCGGACATTAGTTTCTCTGTTATACGATGTATTCTGAATAAGTTGGCCCAACAGCATTCCTTCTCCTTTTCTAATTTCAGTACCTCCCACCACAGTATGAAGATAGTGAGTATCTAAGATGGACATCGGAAGATGTTTCTTGCAGAAGAAGTCATGGTGAACCAGCAAGTTATACCGACTTACAAGATCAACAAGACCACTAAGCTCCCTTGGCCCTAAACTATCATGTCagttaacaataaaaataataataataaaatccaatACCAATTAACTTTACATGAAATTATAGTCAACTAACCCTCAAATCATCAatccaaaattttcatgttataCTGAACCAGAATAGTGTCAAGGAATCTAAACTTTTCTGTGAGTAATACTATAAGCAACATACATCATGGGTGATTTTCGCATCATTTGAGTAACTTAGTTAGCAAGTAATAGACAGTGGATTGCCACGTGCTTACAttaggtaattatttaataactgACAAGCAAGTCATATAAATgcaacaattttattaattaaatactttgATATTCTCTTGAGGATAGTTTtcgagttaaaaaaatatttacaagaaaCATGTGCTACATGTATACAATATATGACTGATGAAAAAATATAACCAAGCAAAATAACCATCATGCATGAATTTCAGATATTTTACACGGATGCAATATAAAATAGGGAATGATGGTGACGTATCATAATAATCCTGACTGATATCAAGGAAATATCATTAACCATTATTGtcttatggaaaaaaaaaacatatagtCCACAAACTCTGACAGTGAAGACTGAAGAGTACAATAATAGGTAAGAACCTAATAGCAAACCCAGCATCAACCAAAAAATGCAACGTGAATAACAGAGTAAAACTATAAACCACATGCTAAAGATATGGTACCTCTTCCACATTTCTGGCCTTCCGAATCCATGAGTTAATGATTCATGAAACATTTAACATCATAGCTGTAATTTTGTAGCCAAAGTCAGGGGAAGCATCCATGAATATCAAGTAAAAGATAACCATAGAGGTAAACAAGATTTAAGGAGATCTTGATTAACGTAAAAGCCTATACTATAGCACAACAATGCTATTCTACCATTTTAGAATTCAAATGCATACATGTCTGGTaagtacatttattttttaatttgttcccCTTCTCTCACATGTGTGCAAAAGTAGCATCTTGCAACTGTTAGGTTCTATAGCTAAATTTCACCTCAAATAGATTTCTCTAACGTAGCAATTAATTCCTctatcatcatcttccttaaTTTCATTTGTACTCGGAACAAATGTATCATTAGTACCAAAAGCTGAAAACTTTTGCCACAGCATATATGCCATTCCCAACCATCATTATCTTCAACTGATGCAGATCTGATGGGGAAGGAAATCCATGGAAGAGGGCACAGAGGCAGCCAAATCTTCGTTCTCAAATGTGTAAATTTGTATAAAGATTGCAAGATAAAGATGGGTCAGTGTAAGGGTGTTGTGCATGTCTAAGGGTAGCTGTGTAGGATAGACCTGCTAAGTAAAAGGAATCTCCAAACGGACCGCTTCAAGGTGGAGTTGGCCAAGAATGTCTTCAGAAGGCCGATTTTGGACACAGGTTGGGCAAAACTAGGAAACCTTTTACTTACCAAACAACTACTGTCGTTTGAATGAACAAGAATGAGATCCAGCCCCTCTGAAGCTCTTCTCATActtcaataatttaatgattgaCACAATTCACAGTTGTGAATTAAATATGTCAACTGTGAAGTAAAACTGATAAAGGCCAGATCGTTTACATGATAACCAGTTCAGTTCAAAACAAAAGGCCAAATGGTTGTGGAACTATAACTAATTCTATGAATAAATTTACCCCTGGAATCTTCTTCGTTTCATAAATTTCCAAGAAAAATAAAGCTAAACTATAACTAATTCTATGAACAAAGAAGAAATAAGAGGAGAATgagaaacataaaaaaaaaaaatcaactgaGAAACACGAGAAACGTAGAAAGAAATCAAGACTACCACGGACTTGGAGCAAAGTTGCTGAGATGCTTTTACATATCACGAGAAAGCAAAGCACGTTCCTCTTCTTCTGTTCAGCAGTCTTCACGCCTCAGTACCagtaaaaagggaaaagagtGCAACAACAATTCGAACAAAAATCAAAACGGAGTAAATTTCAAGCAGGAGAAAAGGATTGAGAATTGAGGAATGAAATGAAGGGAGCCCAAAAGGTTGGAATGGAAGGGTTAGAAACAGTTGATCAAAGAACGTTGGAGGCAACGAAAGCTGTACTTTTTCAGGGTTTTGCAGTAAGATTAACGACCACTTTTTGTTTGTAAATTATACCTCTCGGCTCAGGCTTCGGGTCCGCAGCTTTTCTGGGGGTCCGTCGGTGTGTTTTATTTGCTGTCGAAGAGCGTGGGGTGATTCCTCCTCTTTTGCCAATTCCAATTTTCTTTGGAttcacttatttaattattttagaataaaaataatttcaaataattaaataagtcaCGCTGGCTTGCCGAAATTTCTATGAAGGCTGctatttacttcttttttttatacgttaaattaaaaaattaattaatattttaaatattttattttatttttaaaatttttatccacATAACAggcaaaataatcaaataacaaataaattttaataaaattatgaatatgcTCACAATTttgtttaagaaataaaatacaatccaatttttacttttttaagataaaatgtaattcaatttttaatataaacacATACTTTAAccttcatttatattattagattaatatCTTCAATAGGATATTTGTTACTATCGGTAAAAATCACTCGAATCCAAGGTTTTTACTGATTATCTTCGAATAAGTTACTGGAAACGATTAACCCGTCTCAACAGCTCTAATCTTGAATCTGCCGGGAGTGAAGATTTAGAAGCCACGAATAGAATAGTACTTATATAATTAAACTATCAAATAACGGAAGCAGCAGGCAAAAATGCCAGTTCCTCATATACCTAATAAAGAAGCACAGCCTTcagtccttttttttaaaattctagcagcaaaaggatgaaattttagaaaaaaaacaaaaacaaaaattccgATGCTGAATTCACCCAGTGTTTTCCTCAACCGTAGCATCAACTTCAGCGGCTTGATCAATCATCCGCATCAGAATCATTATCAACTCCGGCAGCTGAATTCAACGCCTTCAACCTATCAATCAACTTCGCCTTTCTTTCCTCGTAAGACAGCTTCTTCAGGTTGTACCTATCAAGCAGAACCACGTATGGAATAAAATCAAGTTTTCTTTCGAGATTATATAACTAACTAGTTTGGGGTCAGTCATGCCTGATTTAATAGGCTATCTGAACTACGTAAAAAGTAAATTgcaagaagaaagagaaagaagctTATACCTCTTGTGTTCCTTGGGAGGAGCCTTCTCGGATTTCTTTGCTTCTGGACTTGCACGAATGGCGGCATGAACCTTCTTGTACATTCCCTCTATGGTGTCAGGCTCAATGCTTCTCTTAATGTACTCACTGAAGTGAGACTGGTACTTCTCTGGCTCATCTTCCATTAAATTCTGTCAACTTGACAAAGTGAGACTTGCAGACAACAAGATATGAAACTGTTTCCAAATTAAGACAAGAGAGAGAACTTCAACACCATCATCACTCCCCTCTAACCACCACTTcataaactttaaaccttaccctCATGTATGCAGCAACATGGCCACCGTAAATGTATTTGCGGTGAACTTCAGGATCAAGTTGCTTACCGTCCTTGTTAAATCCAGCAAACCTCTTGTCACTGTGAGGAATATCAATTCCCCCATCCAGAGCACCCTAAAATGAAACAGGACTACACATTAAAACTGAATGAATAGAAAATGCAAGTGGAAGATTGTTGAGCTAAAAGATAATATTCAAGAATAATTTTGTTCAGCAATAAATGGCATGAAAGCATGGCCTAGCTGCTAATATAAACAGAAAAGCTTAAATACTCATTGCACAAAATTTTACCATATCAAAACAATTGTTCCGATACACACAAAACTCTTCTCTTTCACTTCCAGAAATTTAACCTCAACaaatagggtttagggtttagggtttcaaatGCATACCAAActattagggtttagggttccAAATACATGCCAAACTATTTCTTTCACTTCCAGATTAACACCTCAACCTCAACAATAGTACATGCACTGAAAGAAATGTTGAGGTATACAGATGAGAAATATCAATGCACTGGGAAATTCATATATTTGTGTTATGTTTGTATATTTTTCTTGTATCATAAACATGGCTTaggtattttatatttttcttgtatCAAGTTAGAAAATTTGCCTAGTCTAGGTATGATCAAAAGAATCCACAACTTTGATAAGACTTGGACAAAGAAAACCAATGAGCACAACCTGAATCAGGACCCATAAATAGGAAAGGGTTCCACTTACCTTGAGAACACCAAAAACACGGTTACCAGTAGTAGTTCTGATAAGACCAACATCAAGAAGCGCACGGAATGGCCTCCTTGTCTCTGCTGGTTCAACAGTGAAGTCCTCCCCAGTTGCCTGCAAGCAAATGACACATGATTTACAAACTTATCATACATCTAAACGAAAGATGTAAACAACCCATAATTCTTCAAACCTTAAAAACAATGGCACATGCATACCTCAACATTTCCCTCATACTCAGCATCCATCTCCAGTTGCTTCAGTGTTCGGCGAGCCAAGAGGAGTCCAACACAATAAGCTGTGTTTGAAGCATCATCAAGTAAGATACCACCCTCAACCAGGGAGTAAAAAGACCATTTGAACATTCATACAGAAGAAAATGACACACCTGCAGCATAATTGGTAAGGCCCACTTCAAGTCCATAGCGGGGAAGTTCATGAGCATAAGCTGCTGCAAGAACTATATCACCAGAAATACTAGCATGTATAATTTGTGCAACTATATCCTTATTGGTCTAATAAATGTGTTAAGGTTGGAATGTTAACCAGCAGCCCAAAAATGTTTATACGAAGAATAatgtaaaaaatgaaagaataatcaATATAGTTTAGCACATATAATTGCATATAGAAAATCTTGGTAGCCTCAAACAAATTATCAGGCTGTCGGAACAAATTACTCACAGAAGTTGGTATAAAAAATGGCTGCTTGCTAGTTGCTACCCACATCATAAACCAAATGAAAGTGAGGTAGTGGGGGTGGGGGGGAAGACAGTCAGTCAAATATTAGGATACAAATCTTGCAACCAAACGATATTTTGGGGTATTGTACTTGTTCTTATCCTGATTGATAAGACGGTTCCTAGCCCGGTAGTCAGTCTTGCCCTCTACAAgattaaaaatgtattaaaacaTCAAAGAAAGCAAGGACAGATCTGCATATTACTATTTAAGGTACAGGCATCAGTATCATACCTCGTCTTCTCTTGAACTTAACTTGATATCTTTTGAAGTATGCCTTTGACTTTTGAGCTTTCACGAAAGGCTAGGTGACAAAACAAACCAACTCAGCAAAATGAGGAAGCATCTATGataaccatttcaaacacaatTAAACCTATAAAACTGTTAAGTACTATATTATTTAGACTCGAATATAAATGTCATAGAGAGCATGTTCAacatttttttcaagtttttccatgtttttggGGATCTTGGCGGATTTATTTCCTAATTCTATGTCCAAATATAGATCAAACGTAGGTAATCAAAAGAAAGATAGCTAGTCAAAGAAATATAAGCATAAGTTAAGTACTCAAGTCCCATGCTTTtcacaattacaaatattttacattacATCAATACTTACCACCATAATTTTTCAGCtttaagagataatattaaCAATCAATAAACAATGTTATCTTCTATAAACacgtttattttcatttctcttcTGGAAGTAAAAAACGAAATTGCAAAACAAACAACCTAACATTTCCTAAATCTTTccaatgaaaaataataataaacagcTTTAATTTCTTGATGCTTGCTTCGATTCGGGTCAATTCTACTAAAGAATTCacgaaaaaaggaaaatgacaaaaaaataaaaaacacctCGAAGACACTGCTTAGACTGAAGTTAAATATATTACAGGAAAACAAGAGATTAGCTCATTCTATTGATTCTTTTCTCGAACAAAATTGTAACGTCGTAAAGAAAATGCATCCAGTATTTCAtgttttcatgaattttaataaataaaaaacgaaGAACAAACAGGAATCTGACATTAAAAAGGGTACAAAACAGTTTTAAGAGAagctaaattaacaaaaaaaaaagagtaaattagaaatatatataaagataataAAGTATTGTGAGGAGATTGAGATTTACCATAGCTTTGAGCACAGGGGTTAGCAGCCGAGCTTTGAGAGAGTGTAAAGAGAATAAAGATCTATCACTAAACCCTAATGGAGTCTTTTATAGTAAAAAATCAACGGTGACGGACGAGTGGTTTCATTTAGATGCTTGATTTCTCTAGGGTTGGTGGTGCACTCTAGGCCTGTTAGAAGGCCGAGTTAGCTATCCAAACCCGGAATCTCGTCAGATATTTGGAGGCTGACTATTtcttaattatgtaatttattattatattttatatcacaTAGAAATTagatttataataaatatgtaatattataatgtaacattaaaaaatatatttaattttttatattaaaattttaataaaaacatattaatttattatttatatatttttataaaatttaaaattataaatttaaaatatatttgaaaatgggTTAAGCTTTTAGGGATGGTTCCGGGTTTAAGtaattgatttataatttagaATTAGTATGGTCTAGCACTTTTGGAATCAGAAACTctctaaaattctttttttttaggttaTATATGGAAAGATAGAAATAAAGTGGTCACAATTTTGCGTATTCACTTAATTTTGTTCGGTATAGGTGCTTTCTTCTAATGTTCAAGTCTCTTTATTTTGGGGGCATATATAATACTTGGGTGTCGAGAGGGGaagatataaaagaaattaccaACTTGACTCTTAACGCAAGTgttatatttggttatttgctaaaatatctttttaaaggTGAAGGATACTCATGCTACACGTTggattgattatttgtttgtatcaatttatagagtaaaaatttgaaaatcaaaatatacTCTAAGCAAAGTTTTCAAAACTGGATTGGTGACTAAACTTGTTAGGCCATTGGTTTGTACGAttagaataaagaaataattaaaaaatcataaaaataacagaatatatattttaaaaaaatcaattcaatctctttttaacCAGGTTTAATTGGTCTATATTGGTTCATGAATCAACCAACCTGATGTCTTTCTTTGGATCGATACCTCAATTGGTTCCTGGTTTGACTGACCAGTCCGATTCAAACAACCATGACTCTAAGTATCTACacttcatatattttaatttagccctcctacttttattttcaagaattcaaTGATTCtactttttggatttaaaaatccactttcaaattttatacttattcacgtaacattttaattgaaaagttaaatatattaattattcaaatcaattaattaacattaaaatatatagaaaccaaattatgttagaaattcaaataaaaggattaaaactCAAAGTTAAGCATATTAGAAGGaccaaaagtaaaaataaatcattttataaaaaacaaaagtatGGTGAGTGTACGCCAAGTGTTAGCATGAAGAAGATGGAGCTTCCTTTTATATACCATATTAGAATGAATccttttaggttaaattataaagcaaatattaaaatattaaaatatacttcATATCTATGTAGTctttgaacttttattttcaggaaattactctctctatttttcagttttaaaatttaaatttaattattaacattattaaaatcttttattcaattcatttgtgtgatatt
The Gossypium raimondii isolate GPD5lz chromosome 8, ASM2569854v1, whole genome shotgun sequence DNA segment above includes these coding regions:
- the LOC105790510 gene encoding rhodanese-like domain-containing protein 4A, chloroplastic isoform X2; the encoded protein is MPARFPVSPIISTLIIFSTLVFFPRQSLMESFSIILSSSPSFQSHPKTLKSVSSNSMSRQPKSPTIKLPSHNPLSILQNSPILQTVAKTHVSFTLFNLFTSFPCLAVADTVISSPEPGKVNLEAVLVSVDEFFNKNPFFVAGCTFIWLVVVPLTKQYLTKCKFIPAIDAFRKLRDDPSAQLLDIRENKTLASLASPNLSFLNKDTVQLQFTAENEDGFVKEVLEKFPNPANTVICVLDNFDGNSLKAAELLYKKGFKEAYAIRDGVMGKKGWLAIQETLLPPSVHITSKKKKKIKISRGFGVNGAVDQVEDKKEGSSSTTAPILESQTMDHELTESMPHAKYPDLKPPSSPTPSKP
- the LOC105790510 gene encoding rhodanese-like domain-containing protein 4A, chloroplastic isoform X1, coding for MESFSIILSSSPSFQSHPKTLKSVSSNSMSRQPKSPTIKLPSHNPLSILQNSPILQTVAKTHVSFTLFNLFTSFPCLAVADTVISSPEPGKVNLEAVLVSVDEFFNKNPFFVAGCTFIWLVVVPLTKQYLTKCKFIPAIDAFRKLRDDPSAQLLDIRENKTLASLASPNLSFLNKDTVQLQFTAENEDGFVKEVLEKFPNPANTVICVLDNFDGNSLKAAELLYKKGFKEAYAIRDGVMGKKGWLAIQETLLPPSVHITSKKKKKIKISRGFGVNGAVDQVEDKKEGSSSTTAPILESQTMDHELTESMPHAKVGSHSSSPYPNYPDLKPPSSPTPSKP
- the LOC105790511 gene encoding 60S ribosomal protein L5, with translation MPFVKAQKSKAYFKRYQVKFKRRREGKTDYRARNRLINQDKNKYNTPKYRLVARFTNKDIVAQIIHASISGDIVLAAAYAHELPRYGLEVGLTNYAAAYCVGLLLARRTLKQLEMDAEYEGNVEATGEDFTVEPAETRRPFRALLDVGLIRTTTGNRVFGVLKGALDGGIDIPHSDKRFAGFNKDGKQLDPEVHRKYIYGGHVAAYMRNLMEDEPEKYQSHFSEYIKRSIEPDTIEGMYKKVHAAIRASPEAKKSEKAPPKEHKRYNLKKLSYEERKAKLIDRLKALNSAAGVDNDSDADD